The Coffea arabica cultivar ET-39 chromosome 4e, Coffea Arabica ET-39 HiFi, whole genome shotgun sequence genome includes a window with the following:
- the LOC113742866 gene encoding ACT domain-containing protein ACR11 isoform X2, whose translation MAVAMASSGTTPGLYTNLKAIDKHPIAKASLFTCPFGSDPVQGFCNFSKKRFPSSEARLLLQASPAAAVVGESPQETEEVPIPKVIIDQDSDPNATLVEITFGDRLGALIDTMNALKNLGLNVVKANVYLDSSGKHNKFAITKVSTGRKVEDPELLETIRLTIINNLLEYHPESSSQLAMGAAFGVVQPSQPVDVDIATHIRVYDDSPERSLLQVETADRPGLLVDLVKIITDINIAVESGEFDTEGLLAKATFHVSYNGNAISKPLQQVLANSLRYYLRRPSTEEASF comes from the exons ATGGCTGTGGCAATGGCTTCTTCTGGGACAACTCCTGGGCTTTATACTAATCTAAAGGCAATTGACAAGCACCCCATTGCTAAAGCTTCCCTCTTTACTTGCCCTTTTGGTTCGGATCCAGTTCAGGGATTCTGTAATTTTTCCAAGAAAAG ATTTCCATCTTCAGAAGCGAGGCTTCTTTTGCAAGCGTCCCCAGCTGCAGCTGTGGTG GGCGAAAGCCCGCAAGAAACTGAGGAAGTTCCAATTCCCAAAGTTATAATAGATCAGGATTCTGACCCCAATGCAACTTTGGTGGAGATCACATTTGGGGATCGCCTTGGGGCTCTTATTGACACA ATGAATGCGCTTAAAAATCTCGGGCTCAATGTTGTCAAGGCAAATGTCTATCTTGATTCATCTGGGAAACATAACAAGTTTGCCATCACAAAAGT TTCTACAGGTAGAAAGGTTGAGGATCCTGAGTTGCTTGAGACCATTCGTTTAACAATAATCAACAATTTGCTTGAGTATCATCCG GAGTCAAGCTCACAGTTAGCCATGGGGGCAGCCTTTGGTGTTGTGCAGCCAAGTCAGCCG GTTGATGTTGACATAGCAACTCATATCCGTGTCTATGATGATAGTCCAGAGCGAAG TTTATTGCAAGTTGAAACAGCAGACCGCCCTGGATTACTTGTGGATCTTGTAAAGATTATTACTGACATAAACATTGCTGTGGAATCAGGAGAATTTGACACAGAG GGCTTGTTGGCTAAGGCTACGTTTCATGTCAGTTACAATGGTAATGCCATCAGCAAGCCCCTTCAACAG GTTCTTGCTAATAGCTTGCGATATTATTTGCGGAGACCATCAACCGAAGAGGCAAGTTTTTGA
- the LOC113742866 gene encoding ACT domain-containing protein ACR11 isoform X3, translating to MAVAMASSGTTPGLYTNLKAIDKHPIAKASLFTCPFGSDPVQGFCNFSKKRFPSSEARLLLQASPAAAVVQGESPQETEEVPIPKVIIDQDSDPNATLVEITFGDRLGALIDTMNALKNLGLNVVKANVYLDSSGKHNKFAITKVSTGRKVEDPELLETIRLTIINNLLEYHPVDVDIATHIRVYDDSPERSLLQVETADRPGLLVDLVKIITDINIAVESGEFDTEGLLAKATFHVSYNGNAISKPLQQVLANSLRYYLRRPSTEEASF from the exons ATGGCTGTGGCAATGGCTTCTTCTGGGACAACTCCTGGGCTTTATACTAATCTAAAGGCAATTGACAAGCACCCCATTGCTAAAGCTTCCCTCTTTACTTGCCCTTTTGGTTCGGATCCAGTTCAGGGATTCTGTAATTTTTCCAAGAAAAG ATTTCCATCTTCAGAAGCGAGGCTTCTTTTGCAAGCGTCCCCAGCTGCAGCTGTGGTG CAGGGCGAAAGCCCGCAAGAAACTGAGGAAGTTCCAATTCCCAAAGTTATAATAGATCAGGATTCTGACCCCAATGCAACTTTGGTGGAGATCACATTTGGGGATCGCCTTGGGGCTCTTATTGACACA ATGAATGCGCTTAAAAATCTCGGGCTCAATGTTGTCAAGGCAAATGTCTATCTTGATTCATCTGGGAAACATAACAAGTTTGCCATCACAAAAGT TTCTACAGGTAGAAAGGTTGAGGATCCTGAGTTGCTTGAGACCATTCGTTTAACAATAATCAACAATTTGCTTGAGTATCATCCG GTTGATGTTGACATAGCAACTCATATCCGTGTCTATGATGATAGTCCAGAGCGAAG TTTATTGCAAGTTGAAACAGCAGACCGCCCTGGATTACTTGTGGATCTTGTAAAGATTATTACTGACATAAACATTGCTGTGGAATCAGGAGAATTTGACACAGAG GGCTTGTTGGCTAAGGCTACGTTTCATGTCAGTTACAATGGTAATGCCATCAGCAAGCCCCTTCAACAG GTTCTTGCTAATAGCTTGCGATATTATTTGCGGAGACCATCAACCGAAGAGGCAAGTTTTTGA
- the LOC113740589 gene encoding U2 small nuclear ribonucleoprotein A' has translation MVRLTADLMWKSPHFFNAIRERELDLRGNKIAVIENLGATEDQFDTIDLSDNEIVKFENFPFLNRLGTLLLNNNRITRINPNLGELLPKLHSLVLTNNRLTNLVEIDPLASLPKLQFLSLLDNNITKKPNYRLYVIHKLKSLRVLDFKKVKQKERLEANSLFASKEAEEEAKKVSTKTFEPGEVPSTPEVPKEEQAPKAVAPTQEQILAIKAAIVNSQTLEEVARLEQALKTGQLPADLNIGEIDDAGKSENAREDKMVTDSEEKTNDQPGKAESENKNDGPEEMEQE, from the exons ATGGTGAGATTAACAGCAGACCTGATGTGGAAAAGCCCTCATTTTTTCAATGCTATTCGGGAGCGCGAGCTAGATCTTCGAG GAAACAAGATCGCAGTCATTGAGAACTTGGGTGCTACTGAG GATCAATTCGACACCATTGATTTGTCCGATAATGAGATAGTGAAGTTCGAAAACTTTCCGTTTCTTAACCGGCTTGGCACTTTGTTATTGAACAACAATAGGATTACTCGAATTAATCCCAACCTTGGAG AGCTATTGCCAAAGTTGCATTCTTTGGTCCTGACTAACAACAGACTGACTAACTTGGTTGAGATTGATCCACTAGCATCGCTTCCCAAGTTGCAATTCCTTAGCCTGCTGGATAACAATATTACAAAGAAACCCAATTATCGGTTGTATGTCATCCACAAACTTAAGTCTCTGCGTGTGTTGGATTTCAAGAAAGTGAAACAAAAG GAGCGACTTGAAGCAAATAGTCTATTTGCATCTAAAGAAGCTGAAGAAGAAGCTAAAAAGGTATCTACAAAGACATTTGAACCCGGTGAGGTTCCAAGCACCCCAGAGGTTCCAAAGGAGGAGCAAGCACCTAAAGCAGTTGCTCCTACACAAGAACAAATTTTAGCTATTAAG GCTGCAATTGTGAATTCCCAAACTCTGGAAGAGGTGGCAAGGCTTGAACAG GCACTGAAAACTGGCCAACTTCCTGCTGATTTAAACATTGGAGAGATTGATGATGCAGGTAAAAGTGAAAATGCCAGAGAGGACAAAATGGTTACTGATAGTGAAGAAAAAACCAATGATCAACCTGGAAAGGCTGAATCTGAAAATAAGAATGATGGTCCTGAAGAAATGGAGCAG GAGTAA
- the LOC113742866 gene encoding ACT domain-containing protein ACR11 isoform X4, which produces MAVAMASSGTTPGLYTNLKAIDKHPIAKASLFTCPFGSDPVQGFCNFSKKRFPSSEARLLLQASPAAAVVGESPQETEEVPIPKVIIDQDSDPNATLVEITFGDRLGALIDTMNALKNLGLNVVKANVYLDSSGKHNKFAITKVSTGRKVEDPELLETIRLTIINNLLEYHPVDVDIATHIRVYDDSPERSLLQVETADRPGLLVDLVKIITDINIAVESGEFDTEGLLAKATFHVSYNGNAISKPLQQVLANSLRYYLRRPSTEEASF; this is translated from the exons ATGGCTGTGGCAATGGCTTCTTCTGGGACAACTCCTGGGCTTTATACTAATCTAAAGGCAATTGACAAGCACCCCATTGCTAAAGCTTCCCTCTTTACTTGCCCTTTTGGTTCGGATCCAGTTCAGGGATTCTGTAATTTTTCCAAGAAAAG ATTTCCATCTTCAGAAGCGAGGCTTCTTTTGCAAGCGTCCCCAGCTGCAGCTGTGGTG GGCGAAAGCCCGCAAGAAACTGAGGAAGTTCCAATTCCCAAAGTTATAATAGATCAGGATTCTGACCCCAATGCAACTTTGGTGGAGATCACATTTGGGGATCGCCTTGGGGCTCTTATTGACACA ATGAATGCGCTTAAAAATCTCGGGCTCAATGTTGTCAAGGCAAATGTCTATCTTGATTCATCTGGGAAACATAACAAGTTTGCCATCACAAAAGT TTCTACAGGTAGAAAGGTTGAGGATCCTGAGTTGCTTGAGACCATTCGTTTAACAATAATCAACAATTTGCTTGAGTATCATCCG GTTGATGTTGACATAGCAACTCATATCCGTGTCTATGATGATAGTCCAGAGCGAAG TTTATTGCAAGTTGAAACAGCAGACCGCCCTGGATTACTTGTGGATCTTGTAAAGATTATTACTGACATAAACATTGCTGTGGAATCAGGAGAATTTGACACAGAG GGCTTGTTGGCTAAGGCTACGTTTCATGTCAGTTACAATGGTAATGCCATCAGCAAGCCCCTTCAACAG GTTCTTGCTAATAGCTTGCGATATTATTTGCGGAGACCATCAACCGAAGAGGCAAGTTTTTGA
- the LOC113742866 gene encoding ACT domain-containing protein ACR11 isoform X1, whose amino-acid sequence MAVAMASSGTTPGLYTNLKAIDKHPIAKASLFTCPFGSDPVQGFCNFSKKRFPSSEARLLLQASPAAAVVQGESPQETEEVPIPKVIIDQDSDPNATLVEITFGDRLGALIDTMNALKNLGLNVVKANVYLDSSGKHNKFAITKVSTGRKVEDPELLETIRLTIINNLLEYHPESSSQLAMGAAFGVVQPSQPVDVDIATHIRVYDDSPERSLLQVETADRPGLLVDLVKIITDINIAVESGEFDTEGLLAKATFHVSYNGNAISKPLQQVLANSLRYYLRRPSTEEASF is encoded by the exons ATGGCTGTGGCAATGGCTTCTTCTGGGACAACTCCTGGGCTTTATACTAATCTAAAGGCAATTGACAAGCACCCCATTGCTAAAGCTTCCCTCTTTACTTGCCCTTTTGGTTCGGATCCAGTTCAGGGATTCTGTAATTTTTCCAAGAAAAG ATTTCCATCTTCAGAAGCGAGGCTTCTTTTGCAAGCGTCCCCAGCTGCAGCTGTGGTG CAGGGCGAAAGCCCGCAAGAAACTGAGGAAGTTCCAATTCCCAAAGTTATAATAGATCAGGATTCTGACCCCAATGCAACTTTGGTGGAGATCACATTTGGGGATCGCCTTGGGGCTCTTATTGACACA ATGAATGCGCTTAAAAATCTCGGGCTCAATGTTGTCAAGGCAAATGTCTATCTTGATTCATCTGGGAAACATAACAAGTTTGCCATCACAAAAGT TTCTACAGGTAGAAAGGTTGAGGATCCTGAGTTGCTTGAGACCATTCGTTTAACAATAATCAACAATTTGCTTGAGTATCATCCG GAGTCAAGCTCACAGTTAGCCATGGGGGCAGCCTTTGGTGTTGTGCAGCCAAGTCAGCCG GTTGATGTTGACATAGCAACTCATATCCGTGTCTATGATGATAGTCCAGAGCGAAG TTTATTGCAAGTTGAAACAGCAGACCGCCCTGGATTACTTGTGGATCTTGTAAAGATTATTACTGACATAAACATTGCTGTGGAATCAGGAGAATTTGACACAGAG GGCTTGTTGGCTAAGGCTACGTTTCATGTCAGTTACAATGGTAATGCCATCAGCAAGCCCCTTCAACAG GTTCTTGCTAATAGCTTGCGATATTATTTGCGGAGACCATCAACCGAAGAGGCAAGTTTTTGA
- the LOC140005927 gene encoding protein FRIGIDA-like, producing the protein MAQPAVTAPMLPPIKAEHDPNPPPPQPETTTPINQEPQPTTTTTSPPSRPPQTPSSPPFVPSFLNSITYLRDLSAALETFHSCYYDLQAHLDSINSALDSQLSLQKSNLSSPPREILPIIPLPPPTSTRPPSNPSPVKEKEKGKGKSCQSELESLCTLMSSRGLRKYMVTNIGEPDKLREEVPKALELSPNPAKLVLECSGRFFLQGSKAYTKDSPMIPAREASVLVLECFLLMENEGGDDRVIKIEKAIKEEAAEAAMAWRKRLINEGGLAKASEIDARGLLFFLGCFGIPAGFRNDDFRDLVRAGNVKEIAGVLKRSSVLVTKFSDIIGWMVKNKMAVDAVDVACTFGFEDKFNPQTILTSFLRESKETSKKTKSSTQGSLAALNEAKKKQLSALTSVVKCLESHKIDPSKLLPGWQINEKIKSLEKDIADSDKHIREKAVPKRKADQTDSSNLKSQEVKRSRYTGQGPQQQKVHIHIDSERNILDGVHGHINRSYALPSALHGAGARLLPEGIACSVVGIGGDVLGAGIGGGISGSAHSVVRTGSYAGVHSGALVDAAGHIIHYDGHPYGLRGDTAVSERLAAPAYAAQPPSYGLAGLYKGTSPSLDNFPGLPSNSTVAHRSSASDLYQFADSIVESESYHSGGSRAAGAIPPVVPAHHSSYLY; encoded by the exons ATGGCGCAGCCGGCAGTAACGGCACCCATGCTTCCGCCTATCAAGGCTGAACACGATCCCAATCCACCACCTCCGCAACCAGAAACTACCACCCCTATCAACCAAGAACCAcaacccaccaccaccaccacttcCCCCCCATCTCGACCACCACAAACCCCGTCATCTCCTCCGTTTGTCCCATCTTTTCTCAATTCAATAACCTACCTCCGCGACCTGTCCGCCGCCCTTGAAACCTTCCACAGTTGCTATTACGACCTCCAAGCTCACCTCGATTCCATTAATTCCGCTCTTGATTCCCAATTATCTCTCCAAAAATCCAATCTTTCCTCCCCACCCCGTGAAATTTTACCCATTATTCCCCTCCCTCCGCCCACCTCCACCCGACCGCCATCAAACCCTTCTccagtaaaagaaaaagaaaaaggaaaagggaaatcATGTCAATCAGAGCTGGAAAGCCTTTGTACATTAATGTCTAGCAGGGGGCTTCGGAAATACATGGTAACTAATATTGGAGAACCGGATAAACTCCGAGAAGAAGTTCCAAAAGCATTGGAACTCTCGCCTAATCCGGCAAAATTGGTTCTTGAATGCTCTGGGAGATTTTTTTTGCAAGGGAGTAAAGCTTATACTAAAGATTCCCCCATGATTCCGGCGAGGGAGGCTTCTGTTTTAGTGTTAGAGTGTTTTTTGCTGATGGAAAATGAGGGTGGCGATGATAGAGTGATTAAGATTGAGAAGGCGATTAAAGAAGAGGCCGCTGAGGCTGCTATGGCTTGGCGAAAGAGATTGATTAATGAAGGAGGTTTGGCTAAGGCTAGTGAGATCGATGCCAGAGGATTGTTGTTTTTTCTTGGGTGTTTTGGGATACCTGCGGGGTTTAGAAATGACGATTTCAGGGATTTGGTTCGAGCCGGTAATGTAAAGGAGATTGCAGGTGTTTTGAAGAGATCAAGTGTTCTTGTCACCAAGTTTTCAG ACATAATAGGTTGGATGGTGAAGAATAAAATGGCTGTTGATGCTGTTGATGTTGCTTGTACTTTTGGCTTTGAGGATAAGTTCAATCCTCAAACAATTTTGACTTCATTTTTGCGAGAGTCTAAAGAAACCTCCAAGAAAACGAAAAGTTCAACACAGGGTTCATTGGCTGCATTG AATGAGGCAAAGAAGAAGCAATTGTCTGCTTTGACATCTGTTGTCAAGTGTTTGGAGAGTCATAAAATTGATCCCTCAAAGCTTCTACCAGGATGGCAAATCAATGAGAAAATCAAGAGCTTGGAGAAAGATATTGCTGATTCTGACAAGCATATAAGGGAGAAGGCAGTTCCAAAACGAAAAGCAGATCAAACTGATTCTTCAAATTTGAAGAGCCAAGAAGTCAAACGGTCACGTTACACTGGTCAAGGACCACAGCAGCAGAAAGTACATATTCATATTGATAGCGAGAGGAACATTCTGGATGGAGTCCATGGACACATAAACAGATCTTATGCTTTACCATCTGCATTGCATGGAGCTGGTGCAAGGTTGTTACCAGAGGGCATTGCTTGCTCTGTTGTAGGAATTGGTGGTGATGTCCTTGGAGCTGGAATAGGTGGTGGTATATCGGGAAGTGCCCATAGTGTTGTGCGAACTGGTTCTTATGCTGGAGTCCACAGTGGAGCACTAGTAGATGCAGCAGGACATATAATACATTATGATGGTCACCCATATGGATTGCGGGGTGATACAGCCGTGAGTGAACGGCTGGCAGCTCCTGCTTATGCTGCACAACCTCCATCTTATGGGCTTGCTGGCTTGTATAAGGGGACATCACCATCCTTGGACAACTTTCCAGGGTTGCCTTCTAATTCGACGGTAGCACATAGGAGCTCTGCCTCTGATCTCTATCAGTTTGCTGATTCTATTGTTGAAAGCGAATCATATCACAGTGGTGGTTCGCGCGCGGCTGGTGCAATTCCTCCTGTTGTGCCTGCTCACCATTCATCCTACTTGTATTGA